From a region of the Teredinibacter turnerae genome:
- a CDS encoding histone deacetylase family protein yields MTTAYITHPECAKHDVGDEHPEAPERLSAINDALISLRIMDFLQCHDARPAERSALALAHSEAHIKRVYDKSPLMGLRQLDPDTFMNPHSLAAALLGVGAVMQAVDLVMAGKVKNAFCSVRPPGHHAERDKAMGFCIFNNIAIGALHALEHHGLKKIAIVDFDVHHGNGTENIFLHDDRVLFCSTFQSPLYPDTFADSEPGHIVNVALEPGTKGDLFRQQVRERILPELDAFEPEFIFISAGFDAHKQDPLAHLSLLEDDYRWITHQLLDVAEKHADRRVVSALEGGYNLEALATSVCAHVGCLAGLHHAG; encoded by the coding sequence ATGACAACTGCTTATATAACTCACCCTGAGTGCGCGAAACACGATGTTGGCGATGAGCACCCGGAAGCGCCGGAGCGCTTATCCGCGATTAACGACGCCCTGATCTCGTTGCGCATCATGGACTTTTTGCAGTGTCACGATGCGCGCCCGGCGGAACGGTCTGCGCTCGCTTTGGCTCACAGTGAGGCACACATCAAGCGTGTTTACGATAAATCCCCGTTGATGGGACTGCGTCAGTTGGACCCGGACACCTTTATGAACCCCCATTCCCTGGCGGCCGCTTTGTTGGGCGTAGGCGCAGTGATGCAGGCGGTAGACCTGGTAATGGCGGGCAAGGTGAAAAACGCATTTTGTTCTGTGCGCCCGCCGGGTCATCACGCTGAACGCGACAAAGCCATGGGGTTTTGCATATTTAACAATATTGCAATCGGCGCACTGCATGCGCTGGAGCATCATGGCCTTAAAAAAATTGCCATTGTCGATTTCGATGTTCACCACGGCAACGGTACTGAAAATATTTTTCTCCACGACGACCGGGTGCTGTTCTGCTCCACCTTCCAATCGCCGCTTTACCCGGACACTTTTGCCGACAGTGAGCCTGGCCACATTGTCAATGTAGCGTTGGAACCAGGCACCAAAGGTGATTTGTTTCGACAGCAGGTGCGTGAGCGCATCCTGCCAGAATTAGATGCGTTTGAGCCCGAATTCATTTTTATTTCTGCCGGTTTCGATGCGCATAAACAAGATCCACTGGCGCATCTTTCTCTATTGGAAGACGATTACCGTTGGATTACACATCAGCTTCTGGACGTCGCAGAAAAACACGCAGATCGTCGCGTGGTATCGGCGTTGGAAGGTGGTTACAACCTGGAGGCGCTGGCGACCTCCGTGTGCGCACATGTGGGTTGCCTCGCGGGCTTGCATCACGCTGGATAA
- a CDS encoding DUF418 domain-containing protein, with protein MSHETHPDRLDIVDALRGFALAGIVIAHILEQYLASPRPTLEWWTPATPLDSVIGLLDFMLIVGKFYSIFALLFGMSFAIMMGNAARKGHNFSGRFLWRLTILLGFGLIHSLIYRGDILVVYVLIGFFLPLFYGLNNRWLWAMSAILFLGAGRILFFAITGQEGFIAGANTEDSPAVIHYVNTLKFGSFWDVVQLNVPYIYTGKLDYQFGIFGRGYFTLAYFLVGMWLVRSGIVYRLAEYKSTIKKVFWWALGTGLAMIAVSMAGFATMPKPFTMSSWHFVLAYNFAAIGNIAITALLISGFLLVYLRKPQSRLRKLAPYGRMALTNYIVQSIIGTAILYGWGFGLLGEFHQWQLLIAGIGFIALQVAVSQWWLKHFNYGPLEWLWRCATWFSVFRLTRVAPRELHSAQAADR; from the coding sequence ATGTCCCACGAGACTCACCCAGATCGCCTGGATATTGTCGATGCACTGCGCGGGTTCGCGCTCGCCGGCATCGTCATCGCGCATATCCTCGAGCAATATCTTGCATCACCACGACCGACGCTGGAATGGTGGACACCTGCCACCCCCCTCGACTCGGTTATTGGCCTACTGGATTTTATGTTGATCGTCGGAAAATTCTACTCGATTTTCGCGCTCCTCTTCGGCATGAGCTTCGCTATTATGATGGGCAATGCCGCGCGCAAAGGGCACAACTTTTCGGGCCGGTTTTTATGGCGCCTGACAATTTTGCTCGGTTTTGGTCTGATTCACTCGTTAATTTATCGCGGCGATATACTGGTGGTTTACGTACTGATCGGCTTTTTCCTGCCGTTGTTTTACGGCTTGAACAACCGCTGGTTGTGGGCGATGAGTGCAATTTTGTTTCTCGGTGCGGGGCGTATTCTGTTTTTTGCCATCACCGGGCAGGAAGGATTTATTGCAGGTGCAAATACCGAAGATTCCCCGGCCGTAATTCACTACGTAAACACACTTAAATTCGGCAGTTTTTGGGATGTAGTGCAATTGAATGTGCCTTACATTTACACCGGTAAACTGGACTACCAGTTTGGAATTTTCGGTCGCGGCTATTTTACCCTGGCGTATTTTCTGGTGGGGATGTGGCTGGTACGCAGCGGTATCGTGTACCGGCTAGCGGAATACAAAAGCACCATAAAAAAAGTATTTTGGTGGGCGTTGGGAACAGGTCTGGCGATGATCGCAGTCAGTATGGCCGGCTTCGCGACAATGCCTAAACCCTTCACTATGTCCAGTTGGCATTTCGTTCTCGCATACAATTTTGCGGCGATTGGCAATATTGCGATTACCGCATTGCTGATTAGCGGCTTTTTGTTGGTCTATTTGCGCAAGCCTCAAAGCCGGTTGAGAAAGCTGGCTCCGTACGGTCGCATGGCGCTCACCAACTATATTGTTCAATCGATTATAGGCACCGCCATTCTGTACGGCTGGGGTTTCGGCCTGCTCGGTGAATTTCACCAGTGGCAATTGTTGATTGCTGGCATCGGTTTTATAGCCCTGCAGGTTGCGGTGAGCCAGTGGTGGTTAAAGCACTTCAACTACGGCCCGCTGGAATGGCTCTGGCGCTGTGCAACATGGTTTTCCGTGTTTCGGTTAACACGCGTTGCCCCCCGTGAGCTTCATTCCGCCCAAGCCGCTGATCGATAA
- a CDS encoding endo-1,4-beta-xylanase, with product MQKVLNLRPLFIASALLLSACGGSDEGSSTPAPGTPTPTPTAAPSPSPSPSPTPTPSVTPAPSDGTMIIDTSLQNASFWGGDGDNDTGAVGTRAVVDVDHELFDQAVRITVNNPTGVFWNGQLQFPITSAVDAGDVVLAHFYMRSIANTYETGSSFVSAFLEDNTTYDKFLNREVSAAGEWQEYYLPASITTAQSAGNLALKFGFGGGDRPQTFELAGIELLNYGDYDIALLPATAPTYVGREPDATWREAANTRIEQIRKGDFTITVLDANGETASGASLDVKLQKHAYHFGSVTVGSIINGTSADSTTYRETVLEMFNQSGPENDLKWGPWIGEWGNGFNKTSTLTALQWLRDNGLYTRGHVMVWPSKRNLPNLIAEQLPDDPANAPASIKQAVLDHIDDIGSATRNYVDEWDVLNEPYDNHYLMDAFGDSVMVDWFNRARLNLPSHGLFLNDYSILSAGGRNIAHQQHFEDTIAYLVNNNAPITGIGMQSHFDETLTPITAVYDILERYHTAFPDLDIRSTEFDITTDDEALQADYTRDFLTIFFSHPATVGVQLWGFWEGAHWNPKAAMFASDWRAKPAATAWKTLTQQTWDSEFDATTDASGQFTGRGFYGDYSADITIDGVTRNFTFHLANGAASDFTLSFATPE from the coding sequence ATGCAAAAAGTTCTAAACCTACGCCCATTGTTTATTGCCAGTGCACTGCTGCTGAGCGCCTGCGGCGGCAGCGACGAAGGAAGCTCCACACCCGCGCCAGGCACGCCAACGCCAACACCGACCGCAGCGCCATCACCGTCCCCCTCGCCATCACCTACGCCGACCCCGAGCGTAACGCCGGCGCCATCCGACGGCACGATGATTATCGACACAAGCTTGCAAAACGCGTCTTTTTGGGGAGGCGACGGCGACAACGATACCGGCGCGGTGGGAACCCGTGCTGTTGTGGATGTGGATCACGAGTTGTTCGATCAGGCTGTTCGTATCACCGTGAATAACCCAACCGGGGTGTTTTGGAATGGCCAGCTGCAGTTTCCGATCACCAGTGCCGTTGACGCTGGCGATGTGGTGCTCGCACATTTTTATATGCGTTCCATTGCCAACACTTACGAAACCGGCTCCAGTTTTGTAAGCGCGTTTCTCGAAGACAACACCACCTACGACAAATTTCTCAATCGGGAAGTCTCTGCCGCAGGTGAGTGGCAGGAATACTACCTGCCCGCCTCTATCACCACGGCCCAGAGTGCCGGTAACCTTGCCCTGAAGTTTGGGTTTGGTGGCGGAGATCGGCCGCAGACATTCGAGTTAGCCGGCATCGAACTGCTGAACTACGGCGACTACGATATTGCGCTGCTACCGGCAACTGCTCCCACCTATGTTGGCCGCGAGCCCGATGCCACCTGGCGCGAAGCGGCCAACACGCGTATCGAACAAATACGAAAAGGTGATTTCACAATTACCGTACTGGATGCCAACGGCGAAACCGCCAGCGGCGCCAGCCTGGATGTGAAGCTGCAAAAACATGCCTACCACTTTGGCTCAGTCACCGTAGGCAGCATTATTAACGGCACCAGCGCCGACAGCACCACTTACCGTGAAACGGTGCTCGAGATGTTCAACCAAAGTGGCCCGGAAAACGATTTAAAATGGGGCCCCTGGATTGGCGAGTGGGGCAATGGCTTCAATAAAACCAGCACGTTAACCGCTTTACAATGGCTGCGCGACAACGGCCTGTACACGCGCGGTCACGTGATGGTGTGGCCGTCCAAACGCAACCTGCCAAACCTGATTGCAGAGCAGCTGCCGGACGACCCGGCGAACGCCCCCGCATCGATCAAGCAAGCGGTACTCGACCATATCGACGATATCGGCAGTGCCACACGCAACTATGTGGACGAATGGGATGTGCTCAACGAACCCTACGATAACCACTATTTGATGGACGCTTTCGGCGATTCCGTGATGGTTGACTGGTTTAACCGCGCGCGCCTGAATCTGCCCAGCCATGGCCTGTTCCTTAACGACTACAGTATCCTGTCTGCCGGTGGCCGCAATATTGCCCATCAACAACATTTCGAAGATACGATTGCTTACCTGGTAAACAACAACGCGCCCATCACCGGCATTGGTATGCAGAGTCACTTTGATGAGACACTAACCCCAATAACCGCCGTCTACGATATTCTCGAGCGCTACCACACCGCTTTTCCAGACCTGGATATTCGTTCCACCGAGTTCGACATCACCACCGATGACGAAGCTTTGCAGGCCGACTATACCCGGGATTTTCTCACCATTTTCTTCAGTCATCCGGCAACTGTAGGTGTGCAACTCTGGGGCTTCTGGGAAGGTGCCCACTGGAATCCAAAAGCTGCCATGTTTGCCAGCGACTGGCGAGCGAAACCGGCGGCTACCGCGTGGAAAACCCTCACCCAACAAACCTGGGACTCCGAGTTTGATGCCACCACCGATGCCAGCGGCCAATTCACCGGGCGCGGTTTTTACGGTGACTACAGCGCAGATATTACGATTGATGGTGTCACCCGCAATTTCACCTTCCACTTGGCAAACGGCGCGGCGAGTGACTTTACGCTCTCCTTCGCTACCCCGGAGTAG
- a CDS encoding LacI family DNA-binding transcriptional regulator gives MKPKATIKDVASLAGVSFKTVSRVINNEGSVADAMKEKVWKAIKTLDYKPNLSARGLRGAASAIGFIYDNPNSNYVIDMQSGILRECREQGYELIIHPCNADADDLVTEVMDMIHRSRVGGLVLTPPLSENTEILEQLAAKHVRFVRIVSGSNAPDHLSPCVYIDDRNAARNITEHLLELGHRDIAFLGGDEEHGSSGERLAGYRDALAAKGIAAPDSMFVPGTYSFESGVQRTRELLSRAQRPTAIFACNDEIAAGTLFAARIAGVDVPNQLSIAGFEDSPFSRQAWPNLTTAQQPTQVIAQRATRLLINSLRSTKYGQVIESEGFLPELLKRESTGPVAN, from the coding sequence ATGAAACCAAAAGCCACGATTAAAGATGTCGCCAGCCTCGCTGGCGTTTCCTTCAAAACCGTCTCCCGCGTTATTAATAACGAAGGCTCGGTGGCCGATGCGATGAAGGAAAAAGTGTGGAAAGCCATTAAAACCCTCGACTACAAACCAAACCTGTCCGCACGCGGGTTGCGCGGTGCAGCGTCCGCCATCGGGTTTATCTACGACAACCCCAACAGCAACTATGTTATCGACATGCAAAGCGGTATTTTGCGCGAGTGCCGCGAGCAGGGTTACGAACTCATCATTCACCCCTGCAATGCGGATGCGGACGACCTCGTCACCGAAGTGATGGATATGATCCACCGCAGCCGGGTCGGCGGCCTGGTGCTCACCCCACCGCTGTCGGAAAACACCGAGATCCTCGAGCAATTAGCCGCGAAGCACGTGCGTTTTGTGCGCATTGTGTCCGGTTCCAATGCGCCGGATCACCTCTCCCCCTGCGTCTATATCGATGACCGCAATGCCGCACGCAACATCACCGAACACCTGCTCGAACTCGGTCACCGGGACATTGCTTTTCTCGGTGGTGACGAGGAACACGGTTCCAGCGGGGAGCGCCTGGCGGGCTACCGCGATGCCCTCGCAGCCAAAGGCATTGCCGCTCCAGACAGCATGTTTGTGCCAGGCACCTATTCATTTGAATCCGGCGTGCAACGCACCCGCGAACTACTCAGCCGGGCGCAGCGGCCAACGGCAATATTTGCCTGTAATGATGAGATCGCCGCAGGAACCCTGTTCGCTGCGCGCATCGCGGGCGTGGATGTTCCCAATCAGCTCTCCATTGCCGGTTTCGAAGACAGTCCGTTTTCCCGCCAAGCGTGGCCCAACCTCACGACCGCACAACAGCCAACACAAGTGATCGCCCAGCGAGCAACGCGCCTGCTGATAAACAGCTTGCGCTCCACAAAGTACGGGCAGGTGATTGAAAGTGAAGGTTTTTTACCTGAGCTGCTCAAGCGCGAATCCACCGGACCTGTTGCAAATTAA
- a CDS encoding SIS domain-containing protein — MSKTEEVSGAAIAAESTLMFQEAAAASAVVEHQFEANREKIIAAVEQIHAFGPRALVTMARGSSDHAATYAKYLAETRLGLLTSSAAPSVSSVYHAKQNLDKTLYLAISQSGKSPDLLAGVETAKQSGALTVALVNVEDSPLATMADIVLPLHAGAEKSVAATKSYIATLAGILNLIATYTGDTELLNARDQLPAQLARAWASDWTEAGVDALREARNLFVIGRGYGFGIAQEAALKFKETCGLHAEAFSAAEVKHGPMAIVNAGFPVLVFAQQDETRSGTDALVSDFVARDARVLYAAENARSGQALPVVDGAHPAIAPILQVQSFYRLANALSVARGYNPDTPPHLNKVTETL; from the coding sequence ATGAGTAAAACAGAAGAAGTTTCAGGCGCGGCCATCGCCGCTGAGTCGACCCTGATGTTCCAAGAAGCGGCCGCCGCCAGCGCAGTGGTTGAGCACCAGTTCGAGGCTAATCGCGAAAAAATTATCGCGGCAGTTGAGCAGATCCACGCGTTCGGCCCCCGCGCTCTGGTGACTATGGCTCGCGGCAGCTCCGACCATGCAGCAACCTACGCCAAATACCTGGCTGAAACTCGTCTTGGCCTGCTCACATCTTCTGCGGCGCCATCTGTCAGCTCTGTGTACCACGCGAAACAAAACCTCGACAAAACCCTGTATCTGGCGATATCCCAGTCGGGCAAAAGCCCGGATCTGCTGGCGGGCGTTGAAACCGCCAAGCAAAGCGGTGCCCTCACTGTGGCGCTGGTCAATGTTGAGGATTCTCCCCTTGCAACGATGGCGGACATCGTACTGCCACTGCATGCGGGCGCCGAGAAAAGCGTCGCTGCTACCAAATCCTATATCGCCACGCTTGCGGGCATTTTGAACCTGATTGCCACCTACACCGGCGACACCGAACTTCTGAACGCGCGCGATCAACTGCCCGCACAACTGGCCCGCGCTTGGGCCAGCGATTGGACTGAAGCCGGTGTGGACGCCTTGCGAGAAGCGCGTAACCTGTTCGTCATTGGGCGCGGCTACGGTTTTGGGATCGCCCAGGAAGCCGCGTTAAAGTTTAAAGAAACCTGCGGTTTGCACGCGGAAGCCTTCAGCGCCGCCGAAGTCAAACACGGCCCTATGGCGATAGTTAATGCAGGTTTTCCGGTACTGGTGTTTGCACAACAGGATGAAACCCGTTCGGGAACAGATGCCCTGGTGAGCGACTTCGTCGCACGCGATGCGCGCGTCCTCTATGCCGCCGAAAATGCGCGTTCGGGCCAGGCATTGCCCGTAGTTGACGGTGCACACCCTGCAATAGCCCCCATTCTTCAAGTGCAGAGCTTTTACCGGTTAGCCAACGCGCTATCCGTTGCACGAGGCTACAATCCAGATACACCGCCTCACCTGAATAAAGTGACAGAGACGCTCTAA
- the nagA gene encoding N-acetylglucosamine-6-phosphate deacetylase, whose translation MATRIINATLPATDNGWLHNASLTIGGGKITALDFSRAPVIEQGAVDLNGARLLPGFIDTQVNGGGGVLFNDEPSLAGLRTISEAHRAFGTTGLLPTLISDDLAVMERAIAAVDKAFASGLPGILGIHLEGPFLNSERKGVHNPDKFRLIDNNALNLLCSLQHGVTLVTLAPETTTPDIIKKLRMHGVIVAAGHTAATYGQTRLALDNGVTSFTHLFNAMTPMSSREPGVVGAALEDTGSWCGIIVDGFHVHPATLRNALNAKAKGKIILVTDAMPSVGAEHKTFQLNGETITAEGGRCATATGTLAGSDLDMFSAVSNTVDKLRCSWPEAGRMASQYPAEMLGLENTYGAISCGKSADFVVLNERDQLQEVWQQGVRYTQ comes from the coding sequence ATGGCAACACGGATTATCAACGCGACCCTCCCTGCAACCGACAACGGCTGGTTGCACAATGCAAGCCTTACGATTGGGGGCGGCAAAATAACTGCGCTCGACTTTTCCCGGGCGCCAGTTATTGAGCAAGGTGCCGTGGACTTAAACGGCGCACGGTTACTACCCGGGTTTATCGATACACAAGTTAATGGCGGCGGCGGCGTTTTATTTAACGATGAACCTTCGCTGGCGGGATTGAGAACCATAAGCGAAGCCCATCGCGCCTTTGGCACTACCGGATTGTTGCCGACTCTGATCAGTGACGACCTGGCGGTGATGGAGCGGGCCATTGCCGCCGTCGACAAAGCTTTTGCCAGCGGCCTTCCGGGTATCCTTGGGATCCACCTGGAAGGCCCTTTTTTAAACAGCGAACGCAAAGGGGTGCATAACCCGGATAAATTCCGCCTTATCGACAACAATGCGCTAAATCTGCTCTGTTCGTTGCAGCACGGTGTAACCCTGGTGACCCTGGCTCCAGAAACCACAACACCGGACATTATTAAGAAGTTGCGAATGCACGGCGTAATTGTCGCAGCAGGCCATACGGCTGCAACCTATGGACAAACCCGTTTGGCCCTCGATAACGGCGTTACCTCTTTTACGCATTTGTTCAATGCCATGACGCCCATGTCCAGTCGCGAACCCGGTGTTGTCGGCGCCGCACTGGAAGACACCGGCAGTTGGTGTGGCATTATTGTCGATGGATTTCATGTTCACCCGGCAACACTGCGAAACGCGTTAAATGCAAAAGCCAAAGGCAAGATCATATTGGTCACCGATGCGATGCCCTCCGTCGGCGCAGAGCACAAAACATTTCAATTAAATGGCGAAACGATCACTGCCGAAGGTGGACGCTGTGCCACCGCAACCGGCACCCTGGCGGGTTCAGATTTGGATATGTTCAGCGCGGTAAGTAATACCGTCGACAAACTGCGCTGTTCGTGGCCGGAAGCCGGGCGCATGGCCTCGCAATATCCTGCAGAAATGTTGGGTTTGGAAAATACGTACGGTGCGATTTCGTGCGGAAAATCCGCCGATTTTGTGGTGCTCAACGAGCGCGATCAGCTACAGGAAGTATGGCAGCAAGGCGTAAGGTACACACAATAA
- a CDS encoding acyltransferase family protein — protein MNERSLALDALRGITLAMMILVNTPGSWSHVYPPLLHANWHGVTPTDFVFPFFLFIVGCALFFSNRKNYQLDIYTHALKIFRRTVLLLLAGLGLHAYLYSGTFAEFRLPGVLQRIALAYGAAAFIVWLPVRGRIGSSLGLLLLYIGIFAVASGGYTLVANPVRHLDLWVLGAGHLWQGKGIAFDPEGLLSTLPAIVTVLSGYEATRIIVERTSQQKMLVIIAALAIGMALLLHPWVPINKYLWTSSYVLLTSGVAVLVLVALMQLESFRPVRPAYRAFAVYGENPLLIYILAGLWVKSLLAFSVGNSNLYASFYHLLSLYFSDINASLVFAIFHVVLFWLIALWLHNRGILVRL, from the coding sequence ATGAACGAACGATCTCTTGCGCTGGATGCGCTGAGGGGTATTACTCTTGCGATGATGATCCTGGTTAACACTCCGGGGTCATGGTCTCACGTTTACCCACCACTGTTACATGCAAACTGGCACGGCGTTACGCCAACGGATTTTGTATTTCCGTTTTTTTTATTTATCGTCGGCTGCGCGCTGTTTTTTTCCAATCGAAAAAATTATCAACTCGATATCTACACGCACGCGCTGAAAATTTTTCGGCGCACGGTGCTGTTGTTGCTCGCGGGTTTGGGGTTGCACGCGTATTTATACTCCGGCACGTTTGCTGAATTTCGGTTGCCCGGTGTGTTGCAGCGTATTGCGCTCGCCTATGGTGCTGCGGCGTTTATCGTCTGGCTGCCGGTGCGCGGCCGCATTGGCTCAAGCCTGGGTTTGCTGTTGCTTTATATTGGTATATTTGCGGTGGCCTCTGGCGGGTATACATTGGTTGCCAACCCGGTTCGCCATCTGGATCTGTGGGTTTTGGGTGCTGGGCATCTATGGCAGGGTAAAGGCATTGCTTTTGATCCCGAAGGGTTGCTCAGTACGCTTCCGGCTATCGTAACGGTGCTGTCGGGCTATGAAGCAACGCGCATTATTGTTGAGCGCACAAGCCAACAAAAAATGCTGGTGATTATTGCCGCGTTAGCAATCGGTATGGCATTGCTGTTACACCCCTGGGTGCCAATTAATAAATACTTATGGACCAGCAGCTATGTGTTGCTCACCTCCGGTGTGGCGGTTCTGGTTTTGGTCGCATTGATGCAGTTGGAGAGCTTTCGCCCGGTGCGACCGGCTTACCGGGCCTTTGCTGTCTACGGCGAAAACCCACTGCTGATCTATATTCTCGCGGGTTTATGGGTTAAGTCGCTATTGGCATTTTCCGTGGGTAACAGCAATTTATATGCGTCTTTCTACCATTTGCTAAGCCTGTATTTTTCAGACATTAATGCGTCGCTGGTCTTCGCAATATTTCACGTGGTGCTGTTCTGGTTAATTGCCTTGTGGTTGCACAACCGGGGTATTTTGGTTCGCTTGTAG